From the genome of Azospira restricta, one region includes:
- a CDS encoding diguanylate cyclase domain-containing protein, producing MQLESPRNAWKLFLLLAAAVLALAWSVAVIHVRNVNENTLEAAQLRVQTLARVHAEHAELTLTVADEALRHLRDIAQQDKLAAFRDEARRISGAHGGGPINRATLIGPDGWAHVNFIDGQERPPVFLGDREHFLAAQRSSEDRIVVSEPIVGKTTGEWILLFARPILQRGKFAGAVVVGFPVARLGEFFDTLDHDRELLTLLSPTGRVILRSHDQGRHVGKPVTVPAPAETFPLTSPLDGVTRLSAVRELASWGLRVVAGIDQRWLDRENAEHARVAYLPAILLSLLLLPASWLVYRAGRKLQAAHDALQYETTRSRTVFETMSEGLLLLDPRGVVTFTNPRAAQWFPQAAGRRLADLLRDAGFALVTQDGAPFASDDPIAHLCLDAGENVDDAWLKRGGDDALWLSLSARACRDADGAVSGATLTLVDRSDEHARLTESALAAGIIDGMHDAVMITDAKGQILRTNPAFVWLTGYHDDEVIGKTPTVLSSGRHDDAYFREMWETLNRQGYWSGRVWNRRPSGEEYCVWHNITSVRDVHGRIARFITVSRDITEQETREGELWQRANFDPLTGLANRTRFDDRLAQTVAGAQRDGHAFAVLYLDLDRFKPVNDTLGHAAGDALLRQASQRMRSILRSEDTLARIGGDEFALILPRISGAGDTARVAAKIIDLIDAPFDLAEGTVSIGISIGIAVYPDDGRDATALGHSADLALYAAKAGGRNCWRFAEHATQEQESE from the coding sequence ATGCAGCTCGAGTCGCCGCGGAATGCGTGGAAGCTTTTCCTGCTGCTCGCGGCGGCGGTGCTGGCGCTCGCCTGGTCGGTCGCCGTCATCCATGTCCGCAACGTCAACGAGAACACTCTCGAGGCGGCGCAGCTGCGGGTCCAGACGCTCGCGCGCGTGCACGCCGAACATGCCGAGCTGACGCTGACCGTCGCCGACGAGGCGCTGCGGCACCTGCGCGACATCGCCCAGCAGGACAAGCTCGCCGCCTTCCGCGACGAGGCGCGGCGCATCTCCGGCGCGCACGGCGGCGGCCCGATCAACCGGGCGACGCTGATCGGCCCCGACGGCTGGGCGCACGTTAACTTCATCGACGGCCAGGAGCGCCCCCCGGTCTTCCTCGGCGACCGCGAGCACTTCCTCGCCGCGCAGCGCAGCAGCGAGGACCGCATCGTCGTCAGCGAGCCGATCGTCGGCAAGACCACCGGCGAGTGGATCCTCCTCTTCGCGCGCCCGATCCTGCAGCGCGGGAAGTTCGCCGGGGCCGTCGTCGTCGGCTTTCCGGTCGCGCGCCTGGGCGAATTCTTCGACACGCTGGACCACGATCGGGAGCTGCTGACGCTGCTCTCGCCGACCGGCCGCGTAATCCTCCGTTCGCACGACCAGGGCCGCCATGTCGGCAAGCCGGTCACTGTCCCGGCGCCGGCGGAGACCTTCCCGCTGACCAGCCCGCTCGACGGCGTCACCCGCCTCAGCGCGGTACGCGAGCTCGCGAGCTGGGGACTGCGCGTCGTCGCCGGCATCGACCAGCGGTGGCTGGACCGGGAAAACGCCGAGCACGCCCGCGTCGCCTACCTGCCGGCGATCCTGCTCAGCCTGCTGCTGCTGCCGGCGAGCTGGCTCGTCTATCGCGCCGGGCGCAAGCTGCAGGCGGCCCACGACGCGCTGCAGTACGAGACGACCCGCTCGCGCACGGTCTTCGAGACGATGAGCGAGGGGCTTCTCCTCCTCGACCCCCGCGGCGTCGTCACTTTCACCAATCCGCGCGCGGCGCAGTGGTTCCCGCAGGCCGCCGGCCGGCGCCTCGCCGACCTGCTCCGCGATGCCGGCTTCGCGCTGGTGACACAGGACGGCGCGCCGTTCGCCAGCGACGACCCGATCGCGCACCTCTGCCTGGACGCCGGCGAAAACGTCGACGACGCCTGGCTGAAGCGCGGCGGCGACGACGCACTGTGGCTCTCGCTCAGCGCGCGCGCCTGCCGCGACGCCGACGGCGCCGTCAGCGGCGCGACGCTGACCCTCGTCGACCGCAGCGACGAACATGCACGACTGACCGAGTCGGCGCTCGCCGCGGGCATCATCGACGGCATGCACGATGCGGTGATGATCACCGACGCCAAGGGGCAGATTCTGCGCACCAACCCGGCCTTCGTCTGGCTGACCGGGTATCACGACGACGAGGTGATCGGCAAGACGCCGACGGTGCTCAGCTCCGGGCGTCACGACGACGCCTACTTCCGCGAAATGTGGGAGACGCTCAACCGGCAGGGCTACTGGTCGGGCCGGGTCTGGAACCGCCGTCCGTCGGGTGAGGAGTACTGCGTCTGGCACAACATCACCTCGGTGCGCGACGTGCACGGCCGGATCGCGCGCTTCATCACCGTCAGCCGCGACATCACCGAGCAGGAAACGCGCGAGGGCGAACTGTGGCAGCGCGCCAACTTCGACCCGCTGACCGGTCTGGCGAACCGCACCCGCTTCGACGACCGCCTCGCGCAGACCGTCGCCGGCGCGCAGCGCGACGGCCACGCGTTCGCGGTCCTCTACCTCGACCTCGACCGCTTCAAGCCGGTCAACGACACGCTCGGGCACGCCGCCGGAGACGCCCTGCTGCGCCAGGCGTCGCAGCGGATGCGCTCGATACTGCGCAGCGAGGACACGCTGGCGCGCATCGGCGGCGACGAGTTCGCGCTGATCCTGCCGCGCATCAGCGGCGCCGGCGACACCGCGCGCGTCGCCGCCAAGATCATCGACCTGATCGATGCCCCCTTCGACCTCGCCGAAGGCACCGTCAGCATCGGCATCAGCATCGGCATCGCCGTTTATCCGGACGACGGCCGCGACGCGACCGCGCTCGGCCACAGCGCGGACCTCGCGCTCTATGCGGCGAAGGCCGGCGGCCGCAACTGCTGGCGCTTCGCCGAACACGCAACCCAGGAACAGGAATCCGAATGA